CGCGTTCGACACCGGACCCGGGAACTGCCTGATCGATGCGACTGTCTCCGCCGTGACCGGCGGCAGTCAGACGTTCGACCTCGACGGAGCCATCGCGAAGTCGGGACGAGCCAGTGACGAGATCGTGGCGTCACGGCTTGGCGACGCGTACTTCGCGCTGGCTCCCCCGAAGAGCACCGGACGAGAGCTGTTCAGCGCGGACTATGCGAATGCCATCATCGAGGAGGGACGTCGCCGAAGCCTGTCGGATGCCGATCTCGTGGCGACGGTCACGGAACTGACAGCGCGATCGATCGCCGACGCGTATCGCCGGTTCTTGGCGCATCGAGGCTCGATCGATGAGGTGTACGTCGCCGGCGGAGGGGCGAGGAACCCCGAGCTCATGCACCGACTGCGAATCGCCCTCATCGACAGCGGGATCGTCGCCGATGCCCAGAGCCCCTCGGACATCGGAATCCGATCCGAGTCGAAGGAAGCGGTTGCGTTCGCCGTCCTCGCGCGAGAGACGCTGCGCGGCGTGCCGTCTAACCTTCCAGGTGTCACCGGGGCGTCCTTCCCCGTGGTCCTCGGATCGGTGACGCCGCCGCAGCGCAGAGACAGGACGGGGTGGCGAACATCTTGACACCGGCTGCGAAGGCCTCCATAATAGGGGCGTTGAGGCGCTATCGTCTAGGGGTTAGGACGGGTGGTTCTCAGCCATCAAACCGGGGTTCGAATCCCCGTAGCGCTACCATTTCTCACGACTCCGAGACGCCCCAGGCGCGATCTCGACAGCGCGATGGGGCGTCTTGCCGTACGGTGAGTCGACGCCACCCCGCGCGCACTCAGAGAGCGCGCCGACATGCCACACACTTCGGGTCCTATCGACGCTCCTGACGACGGTCGAGCCTCGCGATGGGGAGCTCGACTCCCCACAGCGGTGGTCTGGTCGGCGACCATCGGTTGCGCCCTCGCCATCGGTGTCGCGGCGGGCAGGAACGCGACGACGCTGGTCCTCCCAGGGCTGGTCGCGGCGCTCGTCTGCCTGATCGCCGTCGTCGCTCCACACGCGTGTCTGCATCTGCTGGCGGTCGGTCTGCCCTTCTCGTTCCGATTCCTGCTGCCGAACCGCTCCGAGGTACAGGTTCCGTCCGAGCCGCTCATCGCCGCTCTGGTCGCGGCGCTGGTCTTGGATGCCCTTGCAGCGCGGGCACGACACAACCGGTCGGACCCCTTTCCACTGCGAGCCCCCGTCACTGCATTCGTCGTCGCCGTGCTGTTGTCGATGATCCCAGCGGCGTTCTCGATGGGGGCCGTCAAGGGAGGAGCTCGATCCGTCGCGTACACGCTGGTACCGTTCGTCGTCTGGTCGCTGCTGCGCGACCGCGCGGCGTTTCTGCGCGTCGTGCGCTTGTCTTACGCGGCTGGTGTCATCGCGGCTATCGCGATGATCGCCCTGCTGTCAGGTAGACTTGGCGACTTGGCGCACACGACGGCGTACGTCGGTTCTCTGTTCACCAACTACGCCGTGTACGGCGGCTACTTGACCGTGTTCCTGCTGCCGCTCCTGTCGCGGACGTTGTACGATTCGAGCGCGCGTCTCGCGGTTCCGCATCACGCGTTGCTGGCGGTCTTCGGCATGGCGATGCTCCTGTGTCTCTCTCGAGGGGCGTGGGTGTCGCTGCTGGGCGGGATGGGCTATCTGTTGGCTCAGAGATCGAGAGCCGTGCGAACCCGTAAGTGGGCGATCATCGCCGTGGGAGTCGCCGGCTTGGTGCTGCTCTTGGCGGTGCCAGGAGTCTACTCGTCGATCATGTCTCGCGCCTCGACGGTGCTGGACATGGACTACGCCTCGAACCGCACGCGCCTGCTGCGATGGGGCCACGCGCTCATGATGTTCGCGCAGAATCCGATCCTGGGCGGCGGCTTCGGCGCGTTCGCGCAGCAATACGAGAACGAGTCCTTCCTGGGAGAAAACGCGCGGTTCCAGCTAGGCGCGCATTCGGAGCACCTTCAAGTGCTCGCGGAGATGGGCGCGGTCGGGTTCCTATCCTGGATCTGGCTCTTGACGGCGTTCTTCGTCTACGGTCATCGGCTCCAGAAGCGGCTCACCGACACGTTCTGGCGGTCTGCCGTGCTGGGGATCCTCGCCTACGAGGCGGCGTTCGTCGTCCACTTCGTCGTCGGCAACTTCCTCGCAGGCGACCGCCTCTCCGTCCCGTTCTGGTTCGGGATCGGGGCGCTGCCGGTCATCGAGCGCATCGCACGTCAGGAGTCGGCGTCCGAACCGGGCTCCTAGTCGGCGACGCGTCGGATGTCCGCCCCCACGGACGAGAGCTTGTGCTCGATCCGCTCGTAGCCACGATCGATGTGGTAGACCCGCGAGACGACCGTCTCTCCCTGCGCCGCCAACGCTGCCAACACGAGCACGACGCCAGCCCGCAGATCCGATGCCATCACGGGCGCGCCGCTCAGCGAACGGACGCCGGACACGAGTGCCGCGTTGTCGTCCAGAGCGATCTGCGCACCCATACGCTGGAGCTCCGGCACGTGCATAAACCGCTCGATGTAGATGTTCTCGGTGATGCGGCTCGTGCCCTGCGCGAGACACATCAAGCCCATGAACTGCGCCTGCATGTCCGTTGGGAACCCGGGATAAGTCTCCGTGCTGACATCGACCGAACGAATGCCGTTCGGGACCGTCACGCGGCAGTCCTTTCCGTCCCAGTCGAGCCATACATCCGCTTCGGTGA
This is a stretch of genomic DNA from Candidatus Poribacteria bacterium. It encodes these proteins:
- a CDS encoding anhydro-N-acetylmuramic acid kinase, translating into AFDTGPGNCLIDATVSAVTGGSQTFDLDGAIAKSGRASDEIVASRLGDAYFALAPPKSTGRELFSADYANAIIEEGRRRSLSDADLVATVTELTARSIADAYRRFLAHRGSIDEVYVAGGGARNPELMHRLRIALIDSGIVADAQSPSDIGIRSESKEAVAFAVLARETLRGVPSNLPGVTGASFPVVLGSVTPPQRRDRTGWRTS
- a CDS encoding O-antigen ligase family protein: MPHTSGPIDAPDDGRASRWGARLPTAVVWSATIGCALAIGVAAGRNATTLVLPGLVAALVCLIAVVAPHACLHLLAVGLPFSFRFLLPNRSEVQVPSEPLIAALVAALVLDALAARARHNRSDPFPLRAPVTAFVVAVLLSMIPAAFSMGAVKGGARSVAYTLVPFVVWSLLRDRAAFLRVVRLSYAAGVIAAIAMIALLSGRLGDLAHTTAYVGSLFTNYAVYGGYLTVFLLPLLSRTLYDSSARLAVPHHALLAVFGMAMLLCLSRGAWVSLLGGMGYLLAQRSRAVRTRKWAIIAVGVAGLVLLLAVPGVYSSIMSRASTVLDMDYASNRTRLLRWGHALMMFAQNPILGGGFGAFAQQYENESFLGENARFQLGAHSEHLQVLAEMGAVGFLSWIWLLTAFFVYGHRLQKRLTDTFWRSAVLGILAYEAAFVVHFVVGNFLAGDRLSVPFWFGIGALPVIERIARQESASEPGS